The Clostridium sp. AWRP genome has a window encoding:
- the rimP gene encoding ribosome maturation factor RimP, producing MTKNTFMERMSALIQPIVNNLNYELYYLEFKKEGNNNYLRIYIDKKEGNISLEDCESVSRAVSDMLDKEDPIKDSYYLEVSSPGVERKLYTEEHLKRYIGYNVEVNISGLLKGKKKYEGELLDFNSDELKIECEEEDIAIPRDKILNVNLKGDF from the coding sequence ATGACAAAAAATACTTTTATGGAAAGAATGTCAGCATTAATACAGCCTATAGTTAATAATTTAAATTATGAATTATATTATTTAGAGTTTAAAAAAGAAGGCAACAATAATTATTTAAGAATATACATAGATAAAAAAGAAGGAAACATATCGTTAGAAGATTGTGAAAGTGTAAGTAGAGCAGTTAGTGATATGTTGGATAAAGAAGATCCTATAAAAGATTCTTATTACCTAGAAGTTTCATCACCAGGTGTAGAGAGAAAGCTATATACGGAAGAACACTTAAAAAGATATATTGGATATAATGTAGAGGTTAATATATCAGGACTTTTAAAGGGAAAGAAAAAATATGAGGGGGAGCTTCTAGATTTTAATTCAGATGAGTTGAAAATAGAATGTGAAGAAGAAGATATCGCTATTCCAAGGGACAAAATTTTAAACGTAAATTTAAAAGGTGATTTTTAG